A segment of the Euzebya rosea genome:
ACTCCCCAGCGGTGGAGAACCCGCAGGGCCTGCTGGACGTGCTGCAGCCGTTCCTGGCCGCAGCCGACCCCCGCTGATCCGCGATCAGCGGACCCGAGACGCCCTCGACGACCGGAGGACCCCGTGGCCAAGCAGTGTCCCAAGTGCCCGCTGAAGTTCGACCTCGCGCCGATGCTGGCCGACCACCTGCGGACCGACCACGGCTTCGAGCCGGAGACCCTCGTCCACCTGCAGCCCGAGTCGATCCGGATCGGCATGGTCGACGCCCGCAGGGACGCCCGTGCCCGAGCGGAGGGGCAGGCCGACCCCCAGGAGCCGCAGTGATCCCGAGGTCGCTGCGACGGGTCGCCGTCCGGGCCGCACGGCAGGGCATCGACCGGCTGCCGGTGACCACGCGCGAGCTCGCCCTGGCGCTGGCGACGCGGTCCGACCACGGCCCGACGATGCTGCCCGGCCCGCCGGACGGGCCGGTCCTGGTCGTGGCACCCCACCCCGACGACGAAGCGATCGGCCCCGGGGCGACGATCGCCCGGCACGTCGACGCCGGCCACGACGTCACCGTGCTGGTGGTGACCAGCGGCGGGGCGACCGCCGGCGGCGGTGACGACGTCCTGGCGGTGCGCGAGGACGAGAGCCGCCGGGCGCTGGCCCACCTCGGCGTCGGGCCCGAGCGGATCGTCTTCGGGAGGCTGACCGACGGCAACCTGCCGGCCGAACGGCAGGCCGTCGTGGACCTGATCAGCCGGCACGCCACCGGCGTGGCCACCGTCTACGTCCCGTCCCTGCTGGACCCGCATCCGGACCACCACGCGGTGGCCCTTGCGGCCGGCCTTGCCGACCTG
Coding sequences within it:
- a CDS encoding PIG-L deacetylase family protein, which produces MIPRSLRRVAVRAARQGIDRLPVTTRELALALATRSDHGPTMLPGPPDGPVLVVAPHPDDEAIGPGATIARHVDAGHDVTVLVVTSGGATAGGGDDVLAVREDESRRALAHLGVGPERIVFGRLTDGNLPAERQAVVDLISRHATGVATVYVPSLLDPHPDHHAVALAAGLADLSPDTDVHGYEVWAAGPVDVLVDVTDVFARKQAALGEYDVALETVDYVRSSSGLAAYRSATGGLGGRGFAEGFVAMPATEYADIVDRLIR